The following are encoded together in the Dyella terrae genome:
- a CDS encoding PilZ domain-containing protein has product MNPVIAARQGIISLKIKDAASLYNAYMPYLKYGGLFAPTAQKYSLGDEVVLLINLTDEGERLSVAGKVVWVTPIGAQGNRTAGIGVQFNESPDGGAARTRIENILAGMAGSERPTHTM; this is encoded by the coding sequence ATGAATCCGGTCATCGCCGCCCGTCAGGGCATTATTTCGTTGAAGATCAAGGACGCGGCGTCGCTTTACAACGCCTACATGCCTTATCTGAAGTACGGCGGCCTGTTTGCGCCCACCGCTCAGAAGTACTCGTTGGGCGACGAAGTGGTGCTGCTGATCAACCTCACCGACGAGGGGGAACGCCTGTCGGTGGCCGGCAAGGTCGTGTGGGTCACCCCGATCGGCGCGCAGGGCAATCGCACGGCCGGCATCGGTGTGCAGTTCAACGAATCCCCCGATGGCGGGGCTGCCCGCACCCGTATCGAGAACATCCTGGCCGGGATGGCCGGCTCTGAGCGGCCCACGCACACCATGTGA